One genomic window of Campylobacter curvus includes the following:
- a CDS encoding YdjY domain-containing protein, whose product MFKKMAIFIAVCGLFFVGCGEDNTPKENVKVGVVSTQTPLVIDEASKTITVLAKVNGKYLDENTRHAVVFKGGKFGEKPVFISEANQNDFYKALIQIGGKPGNNMTPKNAAETQVEGDKINISVTWDGAPKTYDINEVISDSNGKPIDMRFGGNEANAMSFNTGCLACLDSCPVGIISNHTYTNGAVEKRNEVVFHGKKDVLPKDGTYVAISFKLAQ is encoded by the coding sequence ATGTTTAAGAAAATGGCTATTTTCATAGCTGTTTGCGGGCTATTCTTCGTCGGTTGCGGCGAGGACAATACTCCAAAAGAGAACGTAAAAGTCGGTGTCGTAAGCACCCAAACCCCGCTTGTCATCGACGAGGCGAGCAAGACTATCACTGTCCTTGCAAAGGTAAATGGCAAGTATCTTGACGAAAATACGCGCCATGCAGTGGTTTTTAAGGGCGGCAAATTCGGCGAGAAACCGGTTTTCATCTCCGAGGCAAATCAAAACGATTTTTACAAAGCTTTGATACAAATCGGCGGCAAACCAGGCAACAATATGACGCCTAAAAACGCTGCTGAGACGCAAGTAGAGGGCGATAAGATCAATATCAGCGTCACTTGGGACGGCGCGCCAAAGACCTACGACATCAACGAGGTCATCTCTGACAGCAACGGTAAGCCGATCGATATGAGATTTGGCGGCAACGAAGCCAACGCGATGAGCTTCAATACTGGCTGCTTAGCCTGCCTGGATAGCTGCCCTGTAGGTATCATCTCAAATCACACCTACACAAACGGCGCGGTCGAGAAACGCAACGAAGTCGTATTTCACGGTAAAAAAGACGTGTTGCCAAAAGACGGCACATACGTGGCTATCAGCTTCAAACTCGCTCAATGA